One genomic window of Macaca mulatta isolate MMU2019108-1 chromosome 8, T2T-MMU8v2.0, whole genome shotgun sequence includes the following:
- the PPP1R16A gene encoding protein phosphatase 1 regulatory subunit 16A isoform X1, which yields MAEHLELLAEMPMVGRMSTQERLKHAQKRRAQQVKMWAQAEKEAQGKKGPGERPRKEAAGRGPPKQVVFPPSVVLLEAAARNDLEEVRQFLGSGVSPDLANEDGLTALHQCCIDDFREMVQQLLEAGANINACDSECWTPLHAAATCGHLHLVELLIASGANLLAVNTDGNMPYDLCDDEQTLDCLETAMADRGITQDSIEAARAVPELRMLDDIRSRLQAGADLHAPLDHGATLLHIAAANGFSEAAALLLEHRASLSAKDQDGWEPLHAAAYWGQVPLVELLVAHGADLNAKSLMDETPLDVCGDEEVRAKLLELKHKHDALLRAQGRQRSLLRRRTSSAGSRGKVVRRASLTQRTDLYRKQHAQEAIVWQQPPPPSPEPPEDSDDCQTDAELRPPPPEEDNPEVVRPHNGRVGGSPARHLYSKRLDRSVSYQLSSLDSTAPHTLVHEKAHHTLADLKRQRAAAKLQRPPPEGPESPETAGPGLPGHTETPQPDCGFRAGGDPPLLKLTAPAVEAPVERRPCCLLM from the exons ATGGCCGAGCACCTGGAGCTGCTGGCAGAGATGCCCATGGTGGGCAGGATGAGTACGCAGGAGCGGCTGAAGCATGCCCAGAAGCGGCGTGCCCAGCAGGTGAAGATGTGGGCCCAGGCTGAGAAGGAGGCCCAGGGCAAGAAAGGTCCTGGGGAGCGTCCCCGGAAGGAGGCAGCCGGCCGAGGGCCCCCGAAGCAGGTCGTCTTCCCTCCCAGTGTTGTCCTTCTGGAGGCCGCTGCCCGAAATGACCTGGAAGAAG TCCGCCAGTTCCTTGGGAGTGGGGTCAGCCCTGACTTGGCTAACGAGGATGGCCTGACAGCCCTGCATCAG TGCTGCATTGATGATTTCCGAGAGATGGTGCAGCAACTCCTGGAGGCTGGGGCCAACATCAATGCCTGCGACAGTGAGTGCTGGACGCCTCTGCATGCTGCGGCCACCTGTGGCCACCTGCACCTGGTGGAGCTGCTCATCGCCAG TGGCGCCAATCTCCTGGCAGTCAACACCGACGGGAACATGCCCTATGACTTGTGTGACGATGAGCAGACGTTGGACTGCCTGGAGACTGCCATGGCCGACCGTG GCATCACCCAGGACAGCATCGAGGCCGCCCGGGCCGTGCCAGAACTGCGCATGCTGGACGACATCCGGAGCCGGCTGCAGGCCGGGGCAGACCTCCATGCCCCGCTGGACCACGGGGCCACGCTG CTGCACATCGCAGCCGCCAACGGGTTCAGCGAGGCGGCTGCCCTGCTGCTGGAACACCGAGCCAGCCTGAGCGCTAAGGACCAAGACGGCTGGGAGCCGCTGCACGCCGCAGCCTACTGGGGCCAG GTGCCCCTGGTGGAGCTGCTCGTGGCGCATGGGGCCGATCTGAACGCAAAGTCCCTGATGGACGAGACGCCCCTTG ATGTGTGTGGGGACGAGGAGGTGCGGGCCAAGCTGCTGGAGCTGAAGCACAAGCACGACGCACTCCTGCGCGCCCAGGGCCGCCAGCGCTCCCTGCTGCGCCGCCGCACCTCCAGCGCCGGCAGCCGCGG gaAGGTGGTGAGGCGGGCGAGCCTGACCCAGCGCACCGACCTGTACCGCAAGCAGCACGCCCAGGAGGCTATCGTGTGGCAACAGCCGCCGCCCCCCAGCCCGGAGCCGCCCGAGGACAGTGATGACTGCCAGACTGACGCAGAGCTCAGGCCACCGCCCCCGGAG GAGGACAACCCCGAAGTGGTCAGGCCGCACAATGGCCGAGTAGGGGGCTCCCCAGCGCGGCATCTGTACTCCAAGCGACTGGACCGGAGTGTCTCATACCAGCTGAGCTCCCTGGACAGCACCGCCCCCCACACGCTGGTGCATGAGAAGGCCCACCACACCCTGGCTGACCTGAAGCGCCAGCGAGCTGCCGCCAAGCTGCAGCGACCCCCGCCTGAGGGGCCCGAGAGCCCCGAGACGGCGGGGCCTGGCCTGCCTGGTCACACGGAGACCCCCCAGCCTGACTGTGGCTTCAGGGCAGGCGGGGACCCACCGCTGCTCAAGCTCACAGCCCCGGCGGTGGAGGCTCCTGTGGAGAGGAGGCCGTGCTGCCTGCTCATGTGA
- the PPP1R16A gene encoding protein phosphatase 1 regulatory subunit 16A (The RefSeq protein has 1 substitution compared to this genomic sequence), whose protein sequence is MAEHLELLAEMPMVGRMSTQERLKHAQKRRAQQVKMWAQAEKEAQGKKGPGERPRKEAAGRGPPKQVVFPPSVVLLEAAARNDLEEVRQFLGSGVSPDLANEDGLTALHQCCIDDFREMVQQLLEAGANINACDSECWTPLHAAATCGHLHLVELLIASGANLLAVNTDGNMPYDLCDDEQTLDCLETAMADRGITQDSIEAARAVPELRMLDDIRSRLQAGADLHAPLDHGATLLHIAAANGFSEAAALLLEHRASLSAKDQDGWEPLHAAAYWGQVPLVELLVAHGADLNAKSLMDETPLDVCGDEEVRAKLLELKHKHDALLRAQGRQRSLLRRRTSSAGSRGKVVRRASLTQRTDLYRKQHAQEAIVWQQPPPPSPEPPEDSDDCQTDAELRPPPPEEDNPEVVRPHNGRVGGSPARHLYSKRLDRSVSYQLSSLDSTAPHTLVHDKAHHTLADLKRQRAAAKLQRPPPEGPESPETAGPGLPGHTETPQPDCGFRAGGDPPLLKLTAPAVEAPVERRPCCLLM, encoded by the exons ATGGCCGAGCACCTGGAGCTGCTGGCAGAGATGCCCATGGTGGGCAGGATGAGTACGCAGGAGCGGCTGAAGCATGCCCAGAAGCGGCGTGCCCAGCAGGTGAAGATGTGGGCCCAGGCTGAGAAGGAGGCCCAGGGCAAGAAAGGTCCTGGGGAGCGTCCCCGGAAGGAGGCAGCCGGCCGAGGGCCCCCGAAGCAGGTCGTCTTCCCTCCCAGTGTTGTCCTTCTGGAGGCCGCTGCCCGAAATGACCTGGAAGAAG TCCGCCAGTTCCTTGGGAGTGGGGTCAGCCCTGACTTGGCTAACGAGGATGGCCTGACAGCCCTGCATCAG TGCTGCATTGATGATTTCCGAGAGATGGTGCAGCAACTCCTGGAGGCTGGGGCCAACATCAATGCCTGCGACAGTGAGTGCTGGACGCCTCTGCATGCTGCGGCCACCTGTGGCCACCTGCACCTGGTGGAGCTGCTCATCGCCAG TGGCGCCAATCTCCTGGCAGTCAACACCGACGGGAACATGCCCTATGACTTGTGTGACGATGAGCAGACGTTGGACTGCCTGGAGACTGCCATGGCCGACCGTG GCATCACCCAGGACAGCATCGAGGCCGCCCGGGCCGTGCCAGAACTGCGCATGCTGGACGACATCCGGAGCCGGCTGCAGGCCGGGGCAGACCTCCATGCCCCGCTGGACCACGGGGCCACGCTG CTGCACATCGCAGCCGCCAACGGGTTCAGCGAGGCGGCTGCCCTGCTGCTGGAACACCGAGCCAGCCTGAGCGCTAAGGACCAAGACGGCTGGGAGCCGCTGCACGCCGCAGCCTACTGGGGCCAG GTGCCCCTGGTGGAGCTGCTCGTGGCGCATGGGGCCGATCTGAACGCAAAGTCCCTGATGGACGAGACGCCCCTTG ATGTGTGTGGGGACGAGGAGGTGCGGGCCAAGCTGCTGGAGCTGAAGCACAAGCACGACGCACTCCTGCGCGCCCAGGGCCGCCAGCGCTCCCTGCTGCGCCGCCGCACCTCCAGCGCCGGCAGCCGCGG gaAGGTGGTGAGGCGGGCGAGCCTGACCCAGCGCACCGACCTGTACCGCAAGCAGCACGCCCAGGAGGCTATCGTGTGGCAACAGCCGCCGCCCCCCAGCCCGGAGCCGCCCGAGGACAGTGATGACTGCCAGACTGACGCAGAGCTCAGGCCACCGCCCCCGGAG GAGGACAACCCCGAAGTGGTCAGGCCGCACAATGGCCGAGTAGGGGGCTCCCCAGCGCGGCATCTGTACTCCAAGCGACTGGACCGGAGTGTCTCATACCAGCTGAGCTCCCTGGACAGCACCGCCCCCCACACGCTGGTGCATGAGAAGGCCCACCACACCCTGGCTGACCTGAAGCGCCAGCGAGCTGCCGCCAAGCTGCAGCGACCCCCGCCTGAGGGGCCCGAGAGCCCCGAGACGGCGGGGCCTGGCCTGCCTGGTCACACGGAGACCCCCCAGCCTGACTGTGGCTTCAGGGCAGGCGGGGACCCACCGCTGCTCAAGCTCACAGCCCCGGCGGTGGAGGCTCCTGTGGAGAGGAGGCCGTGCTGCCTGCTCATGTGA
- the PPP1R16A gene encoding protein phosphatase 1 regulatory subunit 16A isoform X3: protein MTWKKCCIDDFREMVQQLLEAGANINACDSECWTPLHAAATCGHLHLVELLIASGANLLAVNTDGNMPYDLCDDEQTLDCLETAMADRGITQDSIEAARAVPELRMLDDIRSRLQAGADLHAPLDHGATLLHIAAANGFSEAAALLLEHRASLSAKDQDGWEPLHAAAYWGQVPLVELLVAHGADLNAKSLMDETPLDVCGDEEVRAKLLELKHKHDALLRAQGRQRSLLRRRTSSAGSRGKVVRRASLTQRTDLYRKQHAQEAIVWQQPPPPSPEPPEDSDDCQTDAELRPPPPEEDNPEVVRPHNGRVGGSPARHLYSKRLDRSVSYQLSSLDSTAPHTLVHEKAHHTLADLKRQRAAAKLQRPPPEGPESPETAGPGLPGHTETPQPDCGFRAGGDPPLLKLTAPAVEAPVERRPCCLLM, encoded by the exons ATGACCTGGAAGAAG TGCTGCATTGATGATTTCCGAGAGATGGTGCAGCAACTCCTGGAGGCTGGGGCCAACATCAATGCCTGCGACAGTGAGTGCTGGACGCCTCTGCATGCTGCGGCCACCTGTGGCCACCTGCACCTGGTGGAGCTGCTCATCGCCAG TGGCGCCAATCTCCTGGCAGTCAACACCGACGGGAACATGCCCTATGACTTGTGTGACGATGAGCAGACGTTGGACTGCCTGGAGACTGCCATGGCCGACCGTG GCATCACCCAGGACAGCATCGAGGCCGCCCGGGCCGTGCCAGAACTGCGCATGCTGGACGACATCCGGAGCCGGCTGCAGGCCGGGGCAGACCTCCATGCCCCGCTGGACCACGGGGCCACGCTG CTGCACATCGCAGCCGCCAACGGGTTCAGCGAGGCGGCTGCCCTGCTGCTGGAACACCGAGCCAGCCTGAGCGCTAAGGACCAAGACGGCTGGGAGCCGCTGCACGCCGCAGCCTACTGGGGCCAG GTGCCCCTGGTGGAGCTGCTCGTGGCGCATGGGGCCGATCTGAACGCAAAGTCCCTGATGGACGAGACGCCCCTTG ATGTGTGTGGGGACGAGGAGGTGCGGGCCAAGCTGCTGGAGCTGAAGCACAAGCACGACGCACTCCTGCGCGCCCAGGGCCGCCAGCGCTCCCTGCTGCGCCGCCGCACCTCCAGCGCCGGCAGCCGCGG gaAGGTGGTGAGGCGGGCGAGCCTGACCCAGCGCACCGACCTGTACCGCAAGCAGCACGCCCAGGAGGCTATCGTGTGGCAACAGCCGCCGCCCCCCAGCCCGGAGCCGCCCGAGGACAGTGATGACTGCCAGACTGACGCAGAGCTCAGGCCACCGCCCCCGGAG GAGGACAACCCCGAAGTGGTCAGGCCGCACAATGGCCGAGTAGGGGGCTCCCCAGCGCGGCATCTGTACTCCAAGCGACTGGACCGGAGTGTCTCATACCAGCTGAGCTCCCTGGACAGCACCGCCCCCCACACGCTGGTGCATGAGAAGGCCCACCACACCCTGGCTGACCTGAAGCGCCAGCGAGCTGCCGCCAAGCTGCAGCGACCCCCGCCTGAGGGGCCCGAGAGCCCCGAGACGGCGGGGCCTGGCCTGCCTGGTCACACGGAGACCCCCCAGCCTGACTGTGGCTTCAGGGCAGGCGGGGACCCACCGCTGCTCAAGCTCACAGCCCCGGCGGTGGAGGCTCCTGTGGAGAGGAGGCCGTGCTGCCTGCTCATGTGA
- the PPP1R16A gene encoding protein phosphatase 1 regulatory subunit 16A isoform X2, with product MAQPSCSSLGAGSPSWLKGGAGLLECCSHTEARPVLGVRRLEHHHEGPAVRQFLGSGVSPDLANEDGLTALHQCCIDDFREMVQQLLEAGANINACDSECWTPLHAAATCGHLHLVELLIASGANLLAVNTDGNMPYDLCDDEQTLDCLETAMADRGITQDSIEAARAVPELRMLDDIRSRLQAGADLHAPLDHGATLLHIAAANGFSEAAALLLEHRASLSAKDQDGWEPLHAAAYWGQVPLVELLVAHGADLNAKSLMDETPLDVCGDEEVRAKLLELKHKHDALLRAQGRQRSLLRRRTSSAGSRGKVVRRASLTQRTDLYRKQHAQEAIVWQQPPPPSPEPPEDSDDCQTDAELRPPPPEEDNPEVVRPHNGRVGGSPARHLYSKRLDRSVSYQLSSLDSTAPHTLVHEKAHHTLADLKRQRAAAKLQRPPPEGPESPETAGPGLPGHTETPQPDCGFRAGGDPPLLKLTAPAVEAPVERRPCCLLM from the exons ATGGCACAGCCTAGCTGCAGTAGCCTCGGGGCAGGGAGCCCTTCCTGGCTGAAGGGAGGTGCGGGATTGTTGGAGTGCTGCTCTCACACAGAAGCACGGCCTGTTCTGGGGGTCAGAAGGCTGGAGCACCACCATGAAGGGCCTGCAG TCCGCCAGTTCCTTGGGAGTGGGGTCAGCCCTGACTTGGCTAACGAGGATGGCCTGACAGCCCTGCATCAG TGCTGCATTGATGATTTCCGAGAGATGGTGCAGCAACTCCTGGAGGCTGGGGCCAACATCAATGCCTGCGACAGTGAGTGCTGGACGCCTCTGCATGCTGCGGCCACCTGTGGCCACCTGCACCTGGTGGAGCTGCTCATCGCCAG TGGCGCCAATCTCCTGGCAGTCAACACCGACGGGAACATGCCCTATGACTTGTGTGACGATGAGCAGACGTTGGACTGCCTGGAGACTGCCATGGCCGACCGTG GCATCACCCAGGACAGCATCGAGGCCGCCCGGGCCGTGCCAGAACTGCGCATGCTGGACGACATCCGGAGCCGGCTGCAGGCCGGGGCAGACCTCCATGCCCCGCTGGACCACGGGGCCACGCTG CTGCACATCGCAGCCGCCAACGGGTTCAGCGAGGCGGCTGCCCTGCTGCTGGAACACCGAGCCAGCCTGAGCGCTAAGGACCAAGACGGCTGGGAGCCGCTGCACGCCGCAGCCTACTGGGGCCAG GTGCCCCTGGTGGAGCTGCTCGTGGCGCATGGGGCCGATCTGAACGCAAAGTCCCTGATGGACGAGACGCCCCTTG ATGTGTGTGGGGACGAGGAGGTGCGGGCCAAGCTGCTGGAGCTGAAGCACAAGCACGACGCACTCCTGCGCGCCCAGGGCCGCCAGCGCTCCCTGCTGCGCCGCCGCACCTCCAGCGCCGGCAGCCGCGG gaAGGTGGTGAGGCGGGCGAGCCTGACCCAGCGCACCGACCTGTACCGCAAGCAGCACGCCCAGGAGGCTATCGTGTGGCAACAGCCGCCGCCCCCCAGCCCGGAGCCGCCCGAGGACAGTGATGACTGCCAGACTGACGCAGAGCTCAGGCCACCGCCCCCGGAG GAGGACAACCCCGAAGTGGTCAGGCCGCACAATGGCCGAGTAGGGGGCTCCCCAGCGCGGCATCTGTACTCCAAGCGACTGGACCGGAGTGTCTCATACCAGCTGAGCTCCCTGGACAGCACCGCCCCCCACACGCTGGTGCATGAGAAGGCCCACCACACCCTGGCTGACCTGAAGCGCCAGCGAGCTGCCGCCAAGCTGCAGCGACCCCCGCCTGAGGGGCCCGAGAGCCCCGAGACGGCGGGGCCTGGCCTGCCTGGTCACACGGAGACCCCCCAGCCTGACTGTGGCTTCAGGGCAGGCGGGGACCCACCGCTGCTCAAGCTCACAGCCCCGGCGGTGGAGGCTCCTGTGGAGAGGAGGCCGTGCTGCCTGCTCATGTGA
- the PPP1R16A gene encoding protein phosphatase 1 regulatory subunit 16A isoform X4, whose amino-acid sequence MISERWCSNSWRLGPTSMPATVSAGRLCMLRPPVATCTWWSCSSPGRACWASHRVPLPCSGANLLAVNTDGNMPYDLCDDEQTLDCLETAMADRGITQDSIEAARAVPELRMLDDIRSRLQAGADLHAPLDHGATLLHIAAANGFSEAAALLLEHRASLSAKDQDGWEPLHAAAYWGQVPLVELLVAHGADLNAKSLMDETPLDVCGDEEVRAKLLELKHKHDALLRAQGRQRSLLRRRTSSAGSRGKVVRRASLTQRTDLYRKQHAQEAIVWQQPPPPSPEPPEDSDDCQTDAELRPPPPEEDNPEVVRPHNGRVGGSPARHLYSKRLDRSVSYQLSSLDSTAPHTLVHEKAHHTLADLKRQRAAAKLQRPPPEGPESPETAGPGLPGHTETPQPDCGFRAGGDPPLLKLTAPAVEAPVERRPCCLLM is encoded by the exons ATGATTTCCGAGAGATGGTGCAGCAACTCCTGGAGGCTGGGGCCAACATCAATGCCTGCGACAGTGAGTGCTGGACGCCTCTGCATGCTGCGGCCACCTGTGGCCACCTGCACCTGGTGGAGCTGCTCATCGCCAGGTAGGGCCTGCTGGGCGTCC CACCGCGTCCCTCTTCCCTGCAGTGGCGCCAATCTCCTGGCAGTCAACACCGACGGGAACATGCCCTATGACTTGTGTGACGATGAGCAGACGTTGGACTGCCTGGAGACTGCCATGGCCGACCGTG GCATCACCCAGGACAGCATCGAGGCCGCCCGGGCCGTGCCAGAACTGCGCATGCTGGACGACATCCGGAGCCGGCTGCAGGCCGGGGCAGACCTCCATGCCCCGCTGGACCACGGGGCCACGCTG CTGCACATCGCAGCCGCCAACGGGTTCAGCGAGGCGGCTGCCCTGCTGCTGGAACACCGAGCCAGCCTGAGCGCTAAGGACCAAGACGGCTGGGAGCCGCTGCACGCCGCAGCCTACTGGGGCCAG GTGCCCCTGGTGGAGCTGCTCGTGGCGCATGGGGCCGATCTGAACGCAAAGTCCCTGATGGACGAGACGCCCCTTG ATGTGTGTGGGGACGAGGAGGTGCGGGCCAAGCTGCTGGAGCTGAAGCACAAGCACGACGCACTCCTGCGCGCCCAGGGCCGCCAGCGCTCCCTGCTGCGCCGCCGCACCTCCAGCGCCGGCAGCCGCGG gaAGGTGGTGAGGCGGGCGAGCCTGACCCAGCGCACCGACCTGTACCGCAAGCAGCACGCCCAGGAGGCTATCGTGTGGCAACAGCCGCCGCCCCCCAGCCCGGAGCCGCCCGAGGACAGTGATGACTGCCAGACTGACGCAGAGCTCAGGCCACCGCCCCCGGAG GAGGACAACCCCGAAGTGGTCAGGCCGCACAATGGCCGAGTAGGGGGCTCCCCAGCGCGGCATCTGTACTCCAAGCGACTGGACCGGAGTGTCTCATACCAGCTGAGCTCCCTGGACAGCACCGCCCCCCACACGCTGGTGCATGAGAAGGCCCACCACACCCTGGCTGACCTGAAGCGCCAGCGAGCTGCCGCCAAGCTGCAGCGACCCCCGCCTGAGGGGCCCGAGAGCCCCGAGACGGCGGGGCCTGGCCTGCCTGGTCACACGGAGACCCCCCAGCCTGACTGTGGCTTCAGGGCAGGCGGGGACCCACCGCTGCTCAAGCTCACAGCCCCGGCGGTGGAGGCTCCTGTGGAGAGGAGGCCGTGCTGCCTGCTCATGTGA
- the GPT gene encoding alanine aminotransferase 1 isoform X2 translates to MAGSFGQKGRPAHWEAVVAAEQRSARVMASSTGDQSQAVRNGLRTKVLTLHSMNPRVRRVEYAVRGPIVQRALELEQELRQGVKKPFTEVIRANIGDAQAMGQRPITFLRQVLALCVNPDLLTSPSFPDDAKKRAERILQACGGHSLGAYSVSSGIQLIREDVAQYIERRDGGIPADPNNVFLSTGASDAIVTVLKLLVAGEGHTRTGVLIPIPQYPLYSATLAELGAVQVDYYLDEERAWALDVSELHRALCQARGHCHPRALCVINPGNPTGQVQTRECIEAVIRFAFEERLFLLADEVYQDNVYAAGSQFHSFKKVLMEMGPPYAGQQELASFHSTSKGYMGECGFRGGYVEVVNMDAAVQQQMLKLMSVRLCPPVPGQALLDLVVSPPAPTDPSFAQFQAERQAVLAELAAKAKLTEQVFNEAPGISCNPVQGAMYSFPRVQLPPRAVERAQELGLAPDMFFCLRLLEETGICVVPGSGFGQREGTYHFRMTILPPLEKLRLLLEKLSRFHAKFTLEYS, encoded by the exons ATGGCGGGCAGCTTT GGCCAGAAGGGCAGGCCTGCGCACTGGGAGGCCGTTGTGGCAGCGGAGCAGAGAAGTGCAAG AGTCATGGCCTCGAGCACAGGTGACCAGAGCCAGGCAGTGAGGAACGGACTGAGGACGAAGGTGCTGACGCTGCACAGCATGAATCCGCGTGTGCGGCGAGTGGAGTACGCAGTGCGTGGCCCCATAGTGCAGCGAGCCTTGGAGCTGGAGCAGGAGCTGCGCCAG ggtgtgaagaagcctttcaccgAGGTCATCCGTGCCAACATCGGGGACGCACAGGCTATGGGGCAGAGGCCCATCACCTTCCTGCGCCAG GTCCTGGCTCTCTGTGTCAACCCCGATCTTCTGACCAGCCCCAGCTTCCCTGACGATGCCAAGAAGAGGGCGGAGCGCATCCTGCAGGCGTGTGGGGgccacagcctgg GGGCCTACAGCGTCAGCTCCGGCATCCAGCTGATCCGGGAGGACGTGGCGCAGTACATCGAGAGGCGCGACGGAGGTATCCCTGCGGACCCCAACAATGTCTTCCTGTCCACAGGGGCCAGCGACGCCATCGTG ACGGTGCTGAAGCTGCTGGTGGCCGGCGAGGGCCACACACGCACAGGTGTGCTCATTCCTATCCCCCAGTACCCACTCTACTCGGCCACACTGGCAGAGCTGGGCGCAGTGCAGGTGGATTACTACCTGGACGAGGAACGCGCCTGGGCGTTGGACGTGTCCGAGCTTCACCGTGCACTGTGTCAGGCGCGTGGCCACTGCCACCCTCGTGCGCTGTGTGTCATCAACCCTGGCAACCCCACCG GGCAGGTGCAGACCCGCGAGTGCATCGAGGCTGTGATCCGCTTCGCCTTTGAAGAGCGGCTCTTTCTGCTGGCGGACGAG GTGTACCAGGACAACGTGTACGCGGCGGGCTCCCAGTTCCACTCATTCAAGAAGGTGCTCATGGAGATGGGGCCGCCCTATGCCGGGCAGCAGGAGCTCGCCTCCTTCCACTCCACCTCCAAGGGCTACATGGGCGA GTGCGGGTTCCGCGGCGGCTATGTGGAGGTGGTGAACATGGACGCTGCAGTGCAGCAGCAGATGCTGAAGCTGATGAGTGTGCGGCTGTGCCCGCCGGTGCCAGGCCAGGCCCTGCTGGACCTGGTGGTCAGCCCGCCCGCGCCCACTGACCCCTCCTTCGCGCAGTTCCAGGCT GAGAGGCAGGCAGTGCTGGCGGAGCTGGCGGCCAAAGCCAAGCTCACCGAGCAGGTCTTCAACGAGGCTCCCGGCATCAGCTGCAACCCAGTGCAGGGCGCCATGTACTCCTTCCCGCGTGTGCAGCTGCCCCCGCGGGCGGTGGAGCGTGCTCAG GAGCTGGGCCTGGCCCCCgacatgttcttctgcctgcgcCTCCTGGAGGAGACCGGCATCTGCGTGGTGCCTGGGAGCGGCTTTGGGCAGCGGGAAGGCACCTACCACTTCCG GATGACCATTCTGCCCCCCTTGGAGAAACTGCGGCTGCTGCTGGAGAAGCTGAGCAGATTTCATGCCAAATTCACCCTCGAGTACTCCTGA
- the GPT gene encoding alanine aminotransferase 1 isoform X1, producing the protein MASSTGDQSQAVRNGLRTKVLTLHSMNPRVRRVEYAVRGPIVQRALELEQELRQGVKKPFTEVIRANIGDAQAMGQRPITFLRQVLALCVNPDLLTSPSFPDDAKKRAERILQACGGHSLGAYSVSSGIQLIREDVAQYIERRDGGIPADPNNVFLSTGASDAIVTVLKLLVAGEGHTRTGVLIPIPQYPLYSATLAELGAVQVDYYLDEERAWALDVSELHRALCQARGHCHPRALCVINPGNPTGQVQTRECIEAVIRFAFEERLFLLADEVYQDNVYAAGSQFHSFKKVLMEMGPPYAGQQELASFHSTSKGYMGECGFRGGYVEVVNMDAAVQQQMLKLMSVRLCPPVPGQALLDLVVSPPAPTDPSFAQFQAERQAVLAELAAKAKLTEQVFNEAPGISCNPVQGAMYSFPRVQLPPRAVERAQELGLAPDMFFCLRLLEETGICVVPGSGFGQREGTYHFRMTILPPLEKLRLLLEKLSRFHAKFTLEYS; encoded by the exons ATGGCCTCGAGCACAGGTGACCAGAGCCAGGCAGTGAGGAACGGACTGAGGACGAAGGTGCTGACGCTGCACAGCATGAATCCGCGTGTGCGGCGAGTGGAGTACGCAGTGCGTGGCCCCATAGTGCAGCGAGCCTTGGAGCTGGAGCAGGAGCTGCGCCAG ggtgtgaagaagcctttcaccgAGGTCATCCGTGCCAACATCGGGGACGCACAGGCTATGGGGCAGAGGCCCATCACCTTCCTGCGCCAG GTCCTGGCTCTCTGTGTCAACCCCGATCTTCTGACCAGCCCCAGCTTCCCTGACGATGCCAAGAAGAGGGCGGAGCGCATCCTGCAGGCGTGTGGGGgccacagcctgg GGGCCTACAGCGTCAGCTCCGGCATCCAGCTGATCCGGGAGGACGTGGCGCAGTACATCGAGAGGCGCGACGGAGGTATCCCTGCGGACCCCAACAATGTCTTCCTGTCCACAGGGGCCAGCGACGCCATCGTG ACGGTGCTGAAGCTGCTGGTGGCCGGCGAGGGCCACACACGCACAGGTGTGCTCATTCCTATCCCCCAGTACCCACTCTACTCGGCCACACTGGCAGAGCTGGGCGCAGTGCAGGTGGATTACTACCTGGACGAGGAACGCGCCTGGGCGTTGGACGTGTCCGAGCTTCACCGTGCACTGTGTCAGGCGCGTGGCCACTGCCACCCTCGTGCGCTGTGTGTCATCAACCCTGGCAACCCCACCG GGCAGGTGCAGACCCGCGAGTGCATCGAGGCTGTGATCCGCTTCGCCTTTGAAGAGCGGCTCTTTCTGCTGGCGGACGAG GTGTACCAGGACAACGTGTACGCGGCGGGCTCCCAGTTCCACTCATTCAAGAAGGTGCTCATGGAGATGGGGCCGCCCTATGCCGGGCAGCAGGAGCTCGCCTCCTTCCACTCCACCTCCAAGGGCTACATGGGCGA GTGCGGGTTCCGCGGCGGCTATGTGGAGGTGGTGAACATGGACGCTGCAGTGCAGCAGCAGATGCTGAAGCTGATGAGTGTGCGGCTGTGCCCGCCGGTGCCAGGCCAGGCCCTGCTGGACCTGGTGGTCAGCCCGCCCGCGCCCACTGACCCCTCCTTCGCGCAGTTCCAGGCT GAGAGGCAGGCAGTGCTGGCGGAGCTGGCGGCCAAAGCCAAGCTCACCGAGCAGGTCTTCAACGAGGCTCCCGGCATCAGCTGCAACCCAGTGCAGGGCGCCATGTACTCCTTCCCGCGTGTGCAGCTGCCCCCGCGGGCGGTGGAGCGTGCTCAG GAGCTGGGCCTGGCCCCCgacatgttcttctgcctgcgcCTCCTGGAGGAGACCGGCATCTGCGTGGTGCCTGGGAGCGGCTTTGGGCAGCGGGAAGGCACCTACCACTTCCG GATGACCATTCTGCCCCCCTTGGAGAAACTGCGGCTGCTGCTGGAGAAGCTGAGCAGATTTCATGCCAAATTCACCCTCGAGTACTCCTGA